The following are encoded in a window of Roseimicrobium gellanilyticum genomic DNA:
- a CDS encoding formylglycine-generating enzyme family protein has product MVVRTLRVRSVALLAAAISILLAMVMGLPGAVSPLHAEPPARITGKNGHVFIVVPEGSYEVGAKGHERNPLRTVTLKSYAIAEAETTNAQFAAFVEATGYVTDAEKRGSGKVAVEGMPDWAWEQIPGAHWRKPFGDNGKSWDELKDHPVTQISGADAAAYCAWLGGRLPTLPEWEVAARAGKATRYPWGNKYDVKLANTWNGESHMKDTKEDGYLYTAPVKSFPPNAWGLYDVIGNVFEYCTGLPAGARPGEEKRLVAGRGGSWWCSANTCSFFNLVDIGQMDRHGSLANQGMRVVVEVP; this is encoded by the coding sequence ATGGTGGTCCGAACACTCCGTGTGCGGTCAGTGGCGTTGCTGGCTGCTGCCATATCTATCTTGCTTGCGATGGTGATGGGCCTACCGGGAGCGGTATCTCCCCTGCACGCCGAACCGCCCGCCCGTATCACGGGCAAGAACGGCCACGTCTTCATCGTCGTGCCTGAGGGCTCCTATGAAGTGGGAGCCAAAGGCCATGAGCGCAATCCACTGCGCACCGTCACGCTGAAGAGCTATGCCATCGCTGAAGCAGAGACGACGAATGCGCAATTTGCCGCCTTCGTGGAAGCCACCGGTTATGTGACCGATGCGGAGAAGCGCGGCTCTGGCAAGGTGGCTGTGGAAGGCATGCCCGACTGGGCCTGGGAACAAATCCCCGGCGCGCACTGGCGCAAGCCCTTTGGCGACAACGGCAAGTCGTGGGACGAACTGAAGGATCATCCCGTGACGCAAATCAGCGGTGCTGATGCCGCCGCCTATTGTGCATGGTTGGGTGGTCGTCTTCCAACATTACCTGAGTGGGAAGTCGCCGCCCGTGCCGGGAAGGCGACACGCTATCCCTGGGGGAACAAGTATGATGTGAAGCTGGCGAACACCTGGAATGGCGAGAGCCATATGAAGGACACCAAGGAGGACGGCTACCTCTACACCGCCCCGGTGAAGTCCTTCCCGCCGAATGCCTGGGGTCTGTATGATGTGATAGGAAATGTGTTTGAATATTGCACCGGCCTCCCCGCCGGCGCACGACCCGGTGAGGAGAAGCGCCTGGTGGCCGGACGCGGCGGCTCGTGGTGGTGCTCGGCGAATACCTGCAGCTTCTTCAACCTCGTGGACATCGGCCAGATGGATCGGCATGGGTCGCTGGCGAATCAGGGGATGCGGGTGGTGGTGGAGGTTCCGTAG
- a CDS encoding replication-associated recombination protein A produces the protein MDDDFFTSDSSTSAPPPRFPGANGGVGADTDAGGTRKVSRAIPLAARMRPRTLEEYAGQKHILGEGKLLRRAIKADRFSSLIFYGPPGIGKTTLATIISQETQSRFVTLSGVESNVGDIRAVAETAEKLQRLHNQTTVLFVDEIHRFNKAQQDVLLPHLERGTLRFIGATTHNPFFYINSPLVSRSQVFTLEPLTIEDLEWLLQQALQDEARGLGDMPITLTPEASKHLATFADGDARKALSALELAALTTPPDAEGRITIDLAVAEESVQQKTIVYDGDGDAHYDTISAFIKSIRGSDPDAALYWLAKMLHAGEDIRFIARRIVISASEDIGMADSNGIRVAVAAQQAVEFIGMPEARIPLAHATVYLATAPKSNRAYVALDAALKDIQEGRTLAVPKHLRTKTRKKLAAASGATAEEMDYKYSHDSETGYIPQAYLPEGRRYYEPSNNGMELKVKERLDHWRRLFEESGGGKGK, from the coding sequence ATGGACGACGACTTCTTCACCAGCGACAGCTCGACCTCCGCTCCCCCGCCCCGTTTCCCGGGTGCGAATGGGGGTGTAGGCGCTGACACGGATGCGGGCGGCACGCGGAAGGTGAGCCGGGCCATCCCGCTCGCGGCGCGCATGCGGCCACGCACGCTGGAGGAGTATGCGGGGCAAAAGCACATCCTCGGCGAGGGGAAGCTGCTGCGCCGCGCCATCAAGGCAGACCGCTTTTCCTCCCTCATCTTTTACGGACCACCCGGCATTGGGAAGACCACACTGGCCACCATCATCTCCCAGGAGACTCAGTCGCGCTTCGTCACACTGAGCGGCGTGGAGAGCAATGTGGGGGACATCCGCGCCGTGGCGGAGACGGCGGAGAAGCTGCAGCGCCTGCACAACCAGACCACGGTGCTCTTCGTGGATGAGATCCACCGCTTCAACAAAGCACAGCAGGACGTGCTCCTGCCGCACCTGGAGCGCGGCACGCTGCGCTTCATCGGCGCGACCACGCACAATCCTTTCTTCTACATCAACAGCCCGCTCGTCTCGCGCTCCCAGGTCTTCACCTTGGAGCCGCTGACCATCGAGGACCTGGAGTGGCTCCTGCAACAGGCACTGCAGGATGAAGCCCGCGGCCTGGGTGACATGCCCATCACGCTCACGCCTGAGGCCTCCAAACACCTCGCCACCTTTGCCGATGGCGATGCGCGCAAGGCCCTCAGCGCGCTGGAGCTCGCCGCACTCACCACGCCACCCGATGCGGAGGGGCGCATCACCATCGACCTCGCCGTGGCGGAGGAGAGCGTGCAGCAAAAGACCATCGTGTACGACGGTGACGGCGATGCGCACTACGATACCATCAGCGCCTTCATCAAGAGCATCCGTGGCAGCGACCCGGATGCCGCGCTCTACTGGCTCGCGAAGATGCTGCACGCCGGCGAGGACATCCGCTTCATCGCACGACGCATCGTCATCTCCGCGAGCGAGGACATCGGCATGGCGGACAGCAATGGCATCCGCGTCGCTGTGGCCGCGCAGCAAGCCGTGGAGTTCATCGGCATGCCCGAGGCCCGCATCCCCCTCGCCCACGCCACCGTCTACCTCGCCACCGCGCCCAAGAGCAATCGCGCCTACGTCGCCCTCGATGCCGCGCTGAAGGACATCCAGGAAGGCCGCACCCTCGCCGTGCCCAAGCACCTGCGTACCAAGACCCGGAAGAAACTCGCCGCCGCCTCCGGTGCCACCGCCGAGGAGATGGACTACAAATACTCCCACGACAGCGAAACCGGCTACATCCCCCAAGCTTATCTCCCCGAGGGACGAAGGTACTATGAACCGTCTAACAACGGCATGGAGCTAAAAGTGAAGGAGCGGCTCGACCACTGGCGGAGGTTGTTTGAGGAGAGTGGGGGCGGAAAAGGAAAGTAG
- a CDS encoding beta strand repeat-containing protein — protein sequence MQPPSYLSLKAAFQACLLMMVATTAPAQQWDAGGAATNLNWGNAANWDPDGIPAAGSTVTFGATGSSTTAGTVTSIVDVNTSVGSLQFNHTAANQFHTVQINSGATLTIDGAGGIDLGSTATNAAMTTNVAFTGGGTLALTGTTAVVDIALPFTTINSGSAHTATLNLSTLGAFTTNIADLRIGYGSLVTGNLLLSDTSNTITANNIQLGHSNGANASSVSTMTLGAGENILRVTNLNIGLSKAFGTLSFASQTPGSAGTVTIGGKTAGSAANITAGSTNGTGGTSATPTGTLDLRGHVATVTANVLTLGKRDGSGAGGASGNVYFDAGTFTANTISMAAKTGSGTGQATALLSIGGGTFTVNAGGSFSLASQSGTGTASGKLEIKGGTFVSNVDIIDGGGAATSTIELIGTGVLDMRGNAIGDATNAIDTLNFQSGTLMNVGEVNGGLSQMTKSGAGTLVLDGINTYTGGTRVTGGVLQIGSGGTTGTIGTGGIQLQGGAIAFHRSDEFQVTESITGSGGGIRQTGTGRTSIMSANSGLDAAVVVVSDGILRAGNSLALGTFPEITVESGAQFTFATNSATPQTLSTAFNLTLQDESILAIGVGDTIATFSAVTAGDVILKVLGNPNINAGGTYNLVTSTNGGLNGANYQFQFYGLTNALVGGSNTTANNISVNLVALDPGDVPDTLYWKGGYAGFENIWAVSNGLPPPNAQSNWTVDRAGDFVVSIVPGETTDVIFATNNANTTYMQNTALGYDMRIRSLSVDGNASGTAGSSAVAVNDNDYTLTIVGGDSTAGTASIFVSHLTGGLALNTNVKLEADNPLITVGMMDGTSLGQGTLGISGKLSGNGFTKRGAGTMTLSGTASNELAGTTRVEQGNLILGKTGGAVALTGDALFIGEATPSSPARATVTLQADEQIGDEMDVTIYTGNTLQLAGNDETINGLNGSGSISSNVVGTATLTIGAGGSDGAFSGIISNGNTTSPPTMLVALTKTGEGTQILSGANTYTGLTSILGGTLQYGANNVIASGGVTVNGSTAVWDMHGFNDSVGTVTVAGGGRIIGEGSTLTSTATFQMQDGIVDVNLAGSVGLTKSSTGLVILNGNNTYTGTTTVGGASGILRVTTDGGLGSAAGGTSISGDSANGARLELSNNIVIRDALTIGARQGATANAVALSNFDGNNVWAGNVTFTTGGSNYNIESNTGFLTISGQVSGGGTTGGGRNLQLMGAGDGLISGAYIDGTGGATVNLFKLGTGTWTLSGASTYSGTTNVNAGKLRATNKEALGNTSRLTVAAGASFEYQSGAAGNNLNVAAITLNGGSTIGVEVGNTIAVTGAATTSGSITLDVFGISGFSYVNGQEYNVITAASGLDGATAYTLGKFYNLTNATVSGVDWNATRVWLNMQSAAELTTAYWKGGFATAENVWAVTNGTTQSNWASDQAGTNTPLVPGANTNVIFSSTGATNENPMTLGANMSIGTLTFNTASEVLLQDLSHTLTLNGAAAITVNTGAGLINLNTYLMLANGAPVIQVAASEELVIAGKLRGNAFTKAGGGTVTLAGNIDNDYSGTLRVHEGTVDLAKSANTLAVTGDLEIGNSGGSSATVRLMNHDQIANTSDVLINSGGVLNLNGSNEAIDGLTGTGLVTNTAVGTTSIFTIGANGQSSATFSGIIQDGAAGAEIRLVKTGAGTQTLTGANTYTGGTAINQGTIIVGQDNALSTNGDLTIGVGTTVGRLELNDHSQQVSSLRFTSNSADYSEVIIGEGESLTISGTPSGTQAFAIAGSGSGAQTNVRITGEGSFIINNAAANNNDFVMTHTSGGNPVMRLDMTGLARFEATVRNFDIINQSSGSLPKFEITLADSTRITANRMIIGGADASPHPSGSFFHFGQDTVLNSNSITFATRRSIVDVGFREGLVDSPTLKIRATNGTGRADLILGNNSPQLGGAIGGSSNPTAIVDFRGGTLDFLLDEVVLGASASVASNALGHGIGVLSFDGGTVDATIVYLGLAFDIGTAGTDVNPGDEIHGTLNVAGGNFTAGNISIAENRDASSGVNSFIRGQLNISGGVTNVTNNITVATHTSSSTGESIGEVNLTGGSVTVGGNITEGAGANGALNKSTVTLDGAALDMTNGTINVDTFNAISGRLSNLAQLNASGAAVDLTKTGAGKTLVLAGTNAYTGATIVSEGTLTAASSTALQGTSGLTVKSGATFNYNSGTLGSNLTLKSGAALTLENNSRVGVELGNIIVTQAAAVTTGANVTVDVYGITGATYNTQRYDVITATGGLNGAGASYQLGNFYNQTNYTVSGIQFDANAVWLNVTAATALTEAYWKGGFAGGANVWAISNGTSASNWATNLAGADTPLVPGANARVIFSATTSTNSEDMTLGADMSVGSLEFNMGTAVLLNDAEHELTLNHENAITVNGTGPVTLNTNLTLADDNAEVNTASGASLTLSGTTAGQGMTKTGQGRLAMTGTQTFTGALTLSGGTTYSASNTTAQSITVASGARLDAAGRLTSTGASGVNVQGILSVGDSSAALPTATTLSITTTGGVLAFANNSTLEMDLIDGAGTGGGASDLLVVTGTVNIGSNVMLDVDVNDMVAWALGDTWKLFDWTGLTSLTGSFATLELDTILDGTDYRWDYSKLYTDGTISIAAVPEPSRAVLLVGALVLLATRRRRSVI from the coding sequence TCAGATCAATAGTGGAGCTACCCTCACCATTGATGGCGCGGGCGGGATTGACCTCGGATCCACGGCCACCAACGCAGCCATGACCACCAACGTTGCCTTCACCGGTGGTGGCACCCTTGCCCTTACCGGTACGACTGCGGTAGTCGATATCGCCCTTCCCTTCACCACCATCAATTCTGGAAGCGCTCACACTGCCACCCTGAATCTCTCCACTCTCGGCGCCTTCACCACCAACATAGCCGATCTACGCATCGGTTACGGTTCCCTGGTCACGGGAAACTTGCTGCTCTCCGACACGTCCAATACGATCACAGCCAATAACATTCAACTGGGCCACAGCAATGGTGCCAATGCCTCCAGCGTCAGCACCATGACCCTGGGTGCAGGGGAAAACATCCTGCGCGTTACCAATCTGAATATCGGTCTGTCCAAGGCCTTTGGCACCTTGTCGTTTGCCTCGCAAACCCCGGGGAGTGCGGGCACCGTCACCATCGGTGGAAAGACGGCAGGCAGCGCTGCGAATATCACTGCGGGCTCTACCAATGGCACCGGTGGCACCTCGGCCACACCCACAGGCACTCTGGACCTCCGCGGCCACGTGGCCACCGTCACAGCAAATGTGCTTACCTTGGGCAAGCGCGACGGCTCCGGCGCTGGTGGAGCGAGTGGTAATGTCTACTTCGACGCAGGCACCTTTACGGCCAACACCATCAGCATGGCAGCCAAGACGGGTAGTGGCACAGGCCAAGCCACGGCTCTGCTCTCGATTGGCGGCGGCACTTTCACGGTCAATGCAGGTGGCAGCTTCAGCCTCGCCTCGCAATCGGGTACCGGCACAGCTTCTGGCAAACTTGAGATCAAGGGCGGCACGTTTGTCTCGAACGTAGATATCATCGATGGCGGTGGAGCCGCCACATCCACCATTGAGCTCATTGGGACCGGCGTGCTGGATATGCGCGGAAACGCCATTGGCGACGCCACGAATGCCATCGACACACTCAATTTCCAATCAGGTACCCTGATGAATGTGGGTGAAGTGAATGGCGGGCTCAGCCAGATGACAAAGAGCGGTGCAGGCACGCTGGTCCTTGATGGCATCAATACCTACACAGGTGGCACGCGTGTGACTGGAGGCGTCCTTCAGATCGGCTCCGGCGGCACCACTGGCACGATTGGCACCGGGGGCATTCAGCTCCAGGGTGGAGCCATCGCGTTTCATCGGAGTGATGAATTCCAGGTGACTGAATCCATCACCGGCTCTGGAGGAGGCATCCGGCAGACGGGCACTGGTCGCACGTCCATCATGTCGGCGAATAGTGGACTGGACGCCGCTGTCGTGGTCGTGAGTGATGGCATTCTGCGTGCCGGAAACAGCCTCGCACTCGGAACCTTCCCGGAGATCACGGTGGAGTCCGGTGCGCAGTTCACTTTCGCCACCAATTCCGCGACACCACAAACGCTGAGCACGGCATTCAATCTCACGTTGCAAGATGAAAGCATCCTTGCCATTGGCGTGGGGGATACGATTGCCACTTTCTCCGCAGTTACTGCCGGCGATGTAATTCTGAAGGTGCTGGGGAATCCGAATATCAATGCGGGTGGCACCTACAATCTGGTCACCTCCACCAATGGTGGGCTCAATGGAGCGAACTATCAGTTCCAGTTTTACGGCCTGACCAACGCATTGGTGGGCGGCTCCAACACCACCGCGAACAATATCTCTGTAAATCTCGTGGCGCTCGACCCCGGTGATGTTCCCGACACCCTGTACTGGAAGGGCGGGTATGCAGGCTTCGAAAATATCTGGGCCGTCTCCAATGGTTTGCCTCCTCCCAATGCGCAGAGCAACTGGACGGTGGACCGGGCCGGTGACTTCGTGGTGAGCATTGTGCCCGGCGAGACCACGGACGTGATCTTCGCCACCAACAATGCGAACACAACTTATATGCAGAATACCGCGCTGGGCTATGATATGCGCATACGCAGCCTCTCGGTCGACGGCAATGCCAGCGGCACTGCTGGCTCGAGCGCCGTTGCGGTGAATGACAATGACTACACCCTCACCATCGTGGGCGGGGACTCCACAGCTGGCACTGCCTCCATTTTTGTGAGTCATCTGACTGGCGGGCTTGCCTTGAACACCAACGTGAAACTCGAGGCGGACAATCCCTTGATCACGGTCGGCATGATGGATGGAACCTCGCTCGGACAGGGTACACTTGGCATTTCCGGCAAGCTTTCCGGAAATGGATTCACGAAACGCGGCGCAGGCACCATGACTCTCTCGGGCACAGCGTCCAATGAACTGGCGGGCACCACCCGTGTGGAGCAAGGGAATCTGATACTAGGCAAGACGGGAGGAGCCGTCGCCCTTACAGGAGACGCTCTTTTCATCGGCGAAGCAACCCCCTCCTCCCCAGCCCGCGCCACTGTAACCCTCCAGGCAGATGAACAGATTGGGGATGAGATGGATGTCACCATCTACACGGGAAATACGCTGCAACTCGCCGGCAACGATGAGACCATCAATGGCCTCAATGGCTCAGGATCGATCTCCAGCAATGTCGTGGGCACTGCCACCTTGACGATTGGTGCCGGTGGATCTGATGGAGCCTTCTCAGGCATCATTTCCAATGGAAACACAACCTCGCCACCGACCATGCTCGTGGCCCTGACCAAGACAGGCGAGGGCACTCAGATTCTCAGTGGTGCAAACACGTATACAGGCTTGACCTCCATCTTGGGTGGCACTCTGCAGTATGGTGCCAATAACGTCATCGCCAGCGGCGGCGTCACCGTGAACGGCTCTACAGCAGTGTGGGACATGCATGGGTTCAATGACTCAGTGGGCACAGTCACCGTGGCGGGAGGCGGTCGCATCATCGGTGAAGGCTCTACACTCACCAGCACCGCAACCTTTCAGATGCAGGACGGCATTGTGGATGTGAACCTCGCGGGCAGCGTCGGACTGACAAAGTCCAGCACGGGCCTCGTGATCCTCAATGGAAACAACACATACACCGGCACCACCACTGTCGGGGGCGCCAGCGGCATTCTGCGTGTCACCACCGATGGCGGCCTTGGCTCCGCTGCCGGCGGCACCTCCATCTCGGGAGACTCTGCCAACGGCGCCCGGCTCGAACTTTCCAATAACATCGTCATCCGTGATGCCCTCACCATCGGCGCTCGCCAGGGGGCCACAGCAAATGCCGTAGCCCTCAGCAACTTCGACGGAAACAATGTCTGGGCTGGAAACGTGACGTTCACCACCGGCGGCAGCAACTACAACATCGAGTCGAACACTGGATTCCTGACCATCAGCGGCCAGGTGTCAGGTGGCGGCACCACCGGAGGAGGCCGCAATCTTCAACTCATGGGTGCGGGCGACGGTCTTATCTCCGGCGCTTACATTGACGGCACTGGAGGTGCCACGGTGAACCTCTTCAAACTGGGAACTGGTACATGGACGCTCAGTGGGGCGAGCACCTATTCCGGAACCACAAACGTCAATGCTGGAAAACTCAGGGCGACGAACAAGGAGGCACTGGGCAACACCTCCCGCCTCACCGTTGCCGCCGGAGCCAGCTTTGAATATCAAAGTGGTGCAGCCGGAAACAATCTCAATGTTGCTGCCATCACCCTGAATGGCGGAAGCACAATCGGCGTGGAAGTCGGAAACACGATCGCTGTCACGGGTGCGGCGACCACGAGTGGTTCCATCACACTGGATGTCTTCGGCATCTCGGGCTTCTCCTACGTCAATGGCCAGGAGTACAACGTCATCACCGCGGCCAGCGGTCTCGATGGCGCCACCGCATATACCCTCGGCAAATTCTACAACCTCACCAATGCCACCGTCTCCGGTGTAGACTGGAATGCGACACGCGTGTGGCTGAATATGCAATCCGCCGCCGAACTCACCACCGCATACTGGAAGGGCGGATTCGCTACTGCGGAGAATGTGTGGGCCGTGACCAACGGCACCACTCAAAGCAACTGGGCCAGCGACCAGGCGGGGACGAACACCCCCCTCGTACCGGGTGCAAACACCAATGTGATCTTCTCGTCGACTGGTGCCACGAATGAGAATCCCATGACGCTCGGTGCAAACATGAGCATCGGCACGCTCACCTTCAATACTGCGTCGGAAGTGCTCCTTCAGGACCTCTCGCACACGCTTACGCTTAACGGGGCCGCTGCTATCACGGTAAACACGGGTGCGGGGCTCATCAATCTCAATACCTATCTCATGCTCGCGAATGGCGCGCCCGTCATCCAGGTGGCAGCGTCAGAAGAGCTGGTCATCGCAGGCAAGCTCCGGGGGAATGCTTTCACGAAGGCCGGAGGAGGCACTGTCACCCTCGCAGGAAATATCGACAACGACTACAGCGGCACACTCCGTGTGCATGAAGGCACCGTGGACCTGGCCAAATCCGCCAACACTCTGGCCGTGACTGGAGATCTCGAGATCGGAAACTCCGGAGGCTCCAGTGCCACTGTCCGGCTGATGAATCACGATCAGATTGCCAACACGTCCGATGTGCTCATCAATAGCGGTGGCGTGCTCAATCTCAATGGCTCGAATGAAGCCATTGATGGCCTCACGGGCACGGGCCTGGTCACAAACACGGCTGTCGGAACGACCTCCATCTTCACCATTGGCGCAAATGGACAGTCATCCGCGACCTTCTCAGGAATCATCCAGGATGGTGCTGCGGGCGCAGAAATCCGTCTGGTGAAGACCGGTGCCGGCACGCAAACACTCACCGGCGCCAATACCTACACCGGTGGCACGGCGATCAATCAGGGCACCATCATCGTGGGACAGGACAATGCCCTTTCCACAAATGGAGATCTCACCATTGGCGTGGGCACTACGGTGGGACGCCTGGAACTCAATGACCACAGCCAGCAGGTGAGCAGCCTCAGATTCACCAGCAACAGCGCCGACTACAGCGAGGTCATCATTGGAGAGGGAGAGTCGCTCACGATCAGTGGCACGCCCTCGGGCACGCAGGCATTTGCCATCGCAGGGAGTGGCTCAGGAGCCCAGACAAATGTGCGCATCACAGGCGAGGGCTCCTTCATTATCAACAATGCTGCCGCCAACAACAATGACTTCGTCATGACGCACACCTCCGGTGGCAATCCAGTCATGCGTCTTGATATGACGGGATTGGCCCGCTTCGAAGCCACGGTGAGGAATTTTGACATCATCAACCAGTCGTCCGGTTCACTGCCAAAGTTTGAAATCACCCTGGCGGATTCCACGCGCATTACGGCCAACCGCATGATCATTGGTGGGGCAGATGCCTCGCCTCACCCCTCTGGCAGCTTCTTCCACTTCGGCCAGGATACAGTGCTGAATTCCAACTCCATCACTTTCGCCACCAGGCGGAGCATTGTCGATGTGGGATTCCGCGAAGGGCTGGTCGATTCTCCCACATTGAAGATTCGTGCTACAAACGGCACGGGGCGTGCCGACCTGATCCTTGGCAACAACTCCCCTCAGTTGGGAGGCGCCATCGGTGGCTCGTCCAACCCCACCGCCATAGTTGATTTCAGAGGGGGCACCCTGGACTTCTTGCTGGATGAGGTTGTGCTCGGCGCTTCGGCCTCCGTGGCATCAAATGCACTTGGCCACGGTATCGGCGTCCTCTCCTTTGACGGAGGTACCGTGGACGCTACCATCGTCTACCTGGGCCTGGCTTTTGATATCGGCACCGCAGGCACTGACGTGAACCCGGGTGACGAGATCCACGGCACCCTGAATGTGGCTGGGGGAAACTTCACCGCAGGCAACATCTCCATCGCAGAGAACAGGGATGCCAGCAGTGGGGTGAACTCGTTTATCCGTGGTCAGCTCAATATCTCGGGAGGGGTGACTAACGTGACGAACAACATCACGGTAGCCACGCACACTTCCTCCAGCACTGGCGAGTCCATCGGCGAGGTGAACCTCACCGGGGGCAGCGTGACTGTCGGGGGAAATATCACCGAAGGTGCCGGAGCCAACGGCGCTCTGAACAAGAGCACGGTGACGCTGGACGGTGCTGCTCTCGATATGACGAATGGCACGATCAATGTGGATACATTCAATGCCATCAGTGGTCGCCTTTCCAATCTAGCACAACTCAATGCCAGCGGTGCGGCTGTAGACCTGACGAAGACCGGCGCTGGCAAGACGCTGGTACTTGCGGGTACCAATGCCTATACTGGAGCCACCATCGTAAGCGAAGGCACGCTGACCGCCGCGAGCTCAACCGCATTGCAAGGCACATCCGGACTCACCGTGAAGAGCGGCGCCACCTTTAACTACAACAGCGGAACCCTGGGCAGCAATCTCACCCTGAAGAGTGGCGCGGCACTCACTCTGGAGAACAACTCACGCGTGGGTGTGGAACTTGGGAACATCATTGTGACACAAGCTGCGGCTGTCACCACTGGAGCCAATGTCACCGTGGATGTCTATGGTATCACCGGGGCCACCTACAATACCCAGCGCTACGATGTGATCACCGCCACGGGTGGCCTCAATGGTGCAGGTGCCAGCTACCAGCTCGGCAATTTCTACAACCAGACAAACTACACCGTCAGCGGCATTCAATTTGATGCGAATGCGGTCTGGCTCAATGTAACCGCCGCTACGGCGCTCACAGAAGCCTACTGGAAGGGTGGATTCGCAGGGGGCGCGAATGTGTGGGCCATCTCCAACGGAACCTCTGCCAGCAACTGGGCAACCAACCTTGCAGGTGCGGATACACCGCTTGTGCCAGGAGCCAATGCCAGGGTCATTTTCTCCGCGACGACGTCCACCAACAGTGAAGACATGACGCTCGGTGCAGACATGAGCGTGGGATCGCTTGAGTTCAACATGGGTACCGCAGTTCTGCTGAATGATGCAGAACACGAACTCACTCTGAACCATGAAAATGCCATTACAGTCAATGGAACCGGGCCCGTGACCCTGAACACGAATCTCACCCTTGCCGACGACAACGCGGAAGTGAATACGGCCTCAGGGGCATCCTTGACGTTGAGCGGCACGACCGCAGGACAGGGCATGACGAAGACTGGACAAGGACGTCTGGCGATGACCGGGACCCAGACCTTCACAGGCGCTCTTACGCTTTCGGGAGGTACGACCTACTCAGCCAGCAACACCACCGCCCAATCGATCACGGTGGCATCCGGTGCCAGACTGGATGCAGCAGGCAGATTGACAAGCACGGGTGCATCCGGTGTGAATGTACAAGGGATCCTCTCCGTGGGCGATTCTTCTGCGGCGCTCCCCACGGCAACCACCCTGAGCATCACCACTACCGGTGGCGTACTGGCATTCGCGAACAACAGCACACTGGAAATGGATCTGATCGATGGAGCAGGGACTGGCGGAGGCGCTTCAGACCTGCTGGTTGTGACCGGAACCGTGAACATCGGCAGCAATGTCATGCTGGATGTGGATGTGAACGACATGGTGGCTTGGGCACTGGGAGACACGTGGAAGCTCTTCGACTGGACAGGTCTTACGAGCCTTACAGGGAGCTTTGCCACCTTGGAACTGGACACCATCTTGGATGGCACTGATTATCGCTGGGACTACAGCAAACTGTACACGGATGGCACCATCTCCATCGCCGCTGTGCCAGAGCCTTCACGGGCAGTTCTCCTGGTAGGTGCCCTTGTCTTGCTCGCCACCAGACGACGGAGATCGGTGATCTGA
- a CDS encoding RrF2 family transcriptional regulator, whose amino-acid sequence MKISKKAEYALRALVAMSRSSVGTVFSIQTLATEESIPLKFLEQILLVLRKGGLLTSRRGAGGGYQLARAASRISVGEVLELIDGPLQLLPGGDGAGNAISPGLVSAFRELNEDIQQKLSALTLADVLQREQARGAVSFEI is encoded by the coding sequence ATGAAAATCTCCAAGAAGGCGGAATACGCACTGCGCGCGCTGGTGGCCATGAGCCGCAGCAGCGTGGGCACCGTCTTCTCCATCCAGACGCTGGCCACGGAGGAGAGCATCCCGCTGAAGTTCCTGGAGCAAATCCTCCTGGTCCTGCGCAAGGGCGGGCTGCTCACCAGCCGACGCGGCGCGGGTGGGGGCTACCAACTGGCGCGGGCGGCCTCCCGCATCTCCGTGGGCGAAGTCTTGGAACTCATCGATGGCCCCCTGCAACTCCTCCCCGGTGGCGATGGTGCTGGCAATGCCATCTCCCCCGGCCTCGTCTCCGCCTTCCGTGAGCTGAACGAAGACATCCAGCAAAAACTCAGTGCGCTGACCCTGGCGGATGTGCTGCAGCGCGAGCAGGCGCGTGGCGCGGTGAGTTTTGAGATTTGA